CGGATGGCAAGTGAGGGACTcaacatctatttttctttttagcttttaaaatgcaACTCTTCCTCCCCATCCAGCCGGCTGCACACTCAACCAGAGTCACGTCTTAGGGAAAGTGTCAGCCTTCAAGGCCCCGGGGCACCCAGCGGCCGCAAGAAAGGGACACCAGGGAGCCGAATGGGCTAGAGTCAACCTGCCCATTATCCCCCGCCGCGCCCCTTCCTGCTTCGAGGAGTCTTGGGGAGAGGACAGGACCTTACCTGACAGAACCTCTGTCCTCTCGAAGATGTTGCTGCCCTGGGCGGTGCTGGACATGGACACCTTGTTGGACACATCCTCGTCCCCATCAAAGGGGGACATCCTCTTGGGAATGACCTCATTCTCCTCCAGTTCCTTGGGTTCGGTGGGGACCCGGCCCCCGGGTCCGGTCCTCTCAGGGATGTGGTTGTCTAGAGGCACCTAGATGGGGGGGAAGGACAAGAGACCAACACTCAGGGTGGTTCGGGGAGGGAcccagggcaggggacagggacaTTCAGCCAAGTGGGACATCAGGTTCTTCATCTCGCCAGCCAAACCACACGGTTCTAGAGCAGAAAGCTACAATGACCTCTCGGCAACTGTGGTGTCAAATCCTTACCCTGAACTTTTAACACAGATCTGTCCAGaacagggactttttttttttttttttggagggaagaATCTTCCTTTATGTATCCCATGcattctgtctgtcttttttttggtccttttaggtccacacctgtggcatatggaggttcccaggctacgggatccaatcggagctacaactgccagcctctgccacagccacagcaactcgggatccaagccgtgactgcaacctgcatcacagctcacggcaacgctggatccccagcccactgagcaaggccagggatcgaacccacaacctcatggttcctagtcggattcgttaaccactgcgccatgacgggaactccctgaacggGGACTAAGTAATGTGACCAAGGCCTCAGGGAAGCAGTGTCCCCCTTCTCTGCTTCTCCAGAGGGCAGTTTGGCAAAATAAAACTTGCTGTTTAGGGCAGCAGTTTTGCTACTGGGACTCTGTCCTAAGGAGCCAAGCAGAGATTTGCGGAAAAGATGCTTGCTACGGTGCTGTCATTTTAGAATATCAAAAAATCATGAACCACTTTTCTATCAATAAAGGAAATTCCATCAgtaagggaattccctggtggtggctcagcaggttaaggttctggccttatcactgctgtggtgtgggtgctCTGACCTagaaacttccccatgctgtgggtgcaataatcacgacaacaacaaaaaagggaaatTGGGTGAACTCTGATTAGGAAAACCTTTTAATTATGTAAGAAAATACCGTGATTTCTTTCAGCATAACATGCAGTACACAGGACTATATATACAATTTGATATGAATGTTGGGAAATACGTAGAAATGCACAAGAGCCTGGAAACACATCTAAGTGTTCACCCCTTAGTGATCACCCTTGCAGAGATGACGGTCTTGGTTGTGCTTGTCCCCAGAGTCCAAGGCCACAAATAAAAGCCTGCCTGCAGGGTGAGGTCAGACCCTCACTTACTCAGCCCCTCTCGACCAGGAGCAAAATCGTGCAGCTACTCACCAAGGGGTGTGTCACTTCCGGGAGCATATGCTTGTCCTCTGGACCCTCTGCAAGGTCAGAAAGGTCGTGTGAGTGGGAGGTTGGttaccccctgccccccccaggCCAATGACCCCTTCAGCCACAGCTGGTGGGAGTTCTAATTCATAACTGGGCCCCCAAAGGCTCAATGCCCAGCAGGTGATCATTCCTGCCCTGGCCTCAGgcatctcatctgtaaaatggggctccCAAGACCTGCCTCCCTGGCTCTTTCATAAGAATGTTGGGTTGGCAGCTGGGCAGATACTCTGTCAGCTCCAAATCCTTGCTCTGTAAAGTTTAGATCCCAGGACCAACAGTATCACTCATGTTAGGAATGCAGACTTTGGGGGCCCCCTaaatcagaatctgtatttttcttttcttttttctttttttgcttttttagggctgcatgtgtggcatatgaaggttcccaggctaggggttgaatcggagctacaccacagccacagcaacgccaagatccaagctgcgtctgtgacttacaccaaaggtcatggcaacgctggattccttaacccactgagtgaggccagggatcgaacctgcgtcctcatggatactagtcggatttgtgactcctgagccacgacaggaactcccagaatctgtattttaacaagatcccccaGGGATTCCTTTGAGAAGACAACCGACTGCTGAGTACATATTGGAAACTGCAATATTAaactatttactgagtgcctggtAAGTGCCGAGGGCTTTAACTCGGTCTGAGCTCCACAACACAGGCACCGACGTACTGTcgtttctatttccattttacagattaggaaaccaaggctcagaggtcACAAGGTGGCAATTTGAACTCAGGACTACGTGACTCCAAAGCTCAAACTTCGAATCGTTACACGGGAGGGATGTTTTTCCGTCTAGTGCGGCAGCCAGGGCCAGAAGTCAGAGGGAGGACCAGGAAAAGCACCGGCCGGGTCCAGCCCCAAGAGGCCCGGGCCTTTCACTGGCTCCTACCCCCTCAGAAGCAAGGGTTTGTGCTCGGTTCCCACCCTGCCCCGAGGCTTCTGGGCTGTTCCTTCCCCTCTTCAAAGGGAAAATAAGACTCTATTACGTCtcggcacccccacccccacccaacccGGTCCAAAGGTGGACAGGTTCGGGCTGGTACAAAGACAACCCGGAACTACACAGGAACTCAAAGCAACAAACAACTTGCCCGAGAGGGTCTCAGGGATGGGTTGATCCAGTACCTTTTGTTTCCcgccttttttgggggaggggcaccATAGGAAAACCCAAGTCTCATGGCAGGGTCACCCTCCTAGGAGGAGAGGTCAGGTCCCCTCCAGCCCCATGCCCTGGGTCTGCCCACCACACCCTCCTTACCCAGATCTCCAGAGCCAGACCACTCAAAGTCATCAGGTTCCTGCCCCGGCCCCCCAACATCCTCGTCATCCGGTAGGTCTCCGGAGAAGTATCGGCCTTCTAGGAGGTCCTGGGGGTTGATGACCTCGGTCTCTCGGATCTGGGGTGAAAACAGAAGACACATCAGCCAGTAAGCCCCCCAGTGTCCGACAGCAGCCCCTGAACCCTGAAAAGCACTGACGGGGGCCTTCAGGAAGGTGAGCTGGGGTCCTGCAAGGGAATCAGGCCAGAGCTGGGAGACCTGGGTCCTGGCCTCCTCCTGGCCcccacctgctgtgtgaccttagacaaatcTCTTTCCCACTCTGGGCTAATAAGAATAACAAAGGTGGGCAGAATCAGAGTATAAATATACCAGGTACCATAAGTACGTGCTAtatatgccaggctctgttctcaATAACGCTGAAGGCCAGGCTTTAACTCCGATTTACAACCAAGGAAGCTGGGCATTAACGACATgacatcattttattttggtgTAGCAGATGGAAGCACTCCACTCCAAGTGGGGCTGCCCGATTTCAGAGCCAGCTTCCCCATCCCCACAGGCTGGCCCCAGGACGTGCTCCTCCAGGGCACCCTGATGCTGTCACAGCTGATTCACCCCCGGCAGGGAGAGGGCTGCTGGCTCTGGTCTTGCCCTGTCCAGGACACCTTTCCCAGCTGAGTCAGACTGGGCTGGGACAGGCAGGGCTGGCTCACCCACAGCCCAGGACAGCCTCGGGTCAGGGCGCTGCCCGGCCCTGGTGACTCAAAAGCACATAAGCACATGCTTGTGTTCAGTCTTCCAAACATCCCCCACAGAGCCATTGTGCGGCAGCATCGCACGCCGCCCCAGCCCTCATGGACCATCCACCCCAGCACCCTTATATGTTCCTCCGCTGCCACCAACTGGGGCCCCAGCTGCTGTCCCCAGATCCTGTTCACAGCAGGATCTTAGGTCCAGGCCACTGAGAAGCTTTCAAAAGGAAAGTATGAAAGATCCGGGGAGGCAAAGAACTTTCCCCAGATCCTCCAAACATCAGCCCCCATCCCTTAGAGTTCAGATGGGTGTGCCAAACTAACCTCTCTCAAGAGAGTGGAAATATTCGGGCTGCCCATGACCCTTCCTCTTGgcttcttcttttgtgtgtgtgtttgtgtgtatgtgtctctttagggccacacccgaggcatatggaagttcccaggctaggggttgaatcggagctgcagccgctggcctgcaccacagctcacagtgacgccggatctttaacccattgagcaaggccagggatcgaacccacatcctcatggatactagtcaggttcttaatctgctgagctacaatgggaactcccctcttagcTTCTGAGCTAAGGCTTCACCTGCCCACAAGACAGTAGCCCTGGGCAGAGTTCATTCTTTCACTAATGAATACAAACATGTGAGTGCCTACTCTCTCCCAGAAGTCAAGCAAGTTCAACACACACCCCTGCCCAAGATGTTCTCTCTCCAACTCCTTaattgcagggggtgggggaggtcgGCTAATAACCAAAGAACAACAGCTGGAGCTGCCGGGGAAGCCCTGTCCTCTCATTTCACAGAATCAGAAGCAATCGGCACCCCAGATGCAGCAGtgacttgcccgaggtcacacagtgACCTACAGAGCTGAGTGGAAAGAGGCCGGGGCTCCGTGTCTGACTGTCCCCAAGCTGTCCTTCACCCAGCAGAGACTGCCAGTGACACGgggtggagggtgtgtgtgtggtggggggagccTGAGAAGGAACATCCGTTTCTAAGACAAGGTTACcagctgtgggagaggcccaggccctcctggcctctctccacgGGGGCTTCCGGGGAGCGGTGGGCAGAACCCGACTCtgaggggggtgagggggggcCCTTCCGCCCTGCCCCAGGCAGCTGGATTCCGGGAAGGAAGGCAGTAGGCCCGCACCAAGAATGCCTGGTAcacaggggtggaggggggggagCCAGAAGGGGTTAAGCCCTGGTTAGGGATGACTTCACGACTCGGGAATCAGGAGCTGGGGAGCTGCTGGCGCTGGAATTCCAGCCCCCGCACAGCCCCGTGCCTGTGGCTTTAGTTTGGCAGCTCCGGAGGAAAGCTCCTCCGGGGGTTGCGCAAGCTGCCCGTACCCAGGGCGGGGTCCCTGGGCTCCTACCCCCACCTCCGGCTGCAAATTCCCCTGGGGCCCAGAATCCAAATTCCCCTGGGGCCCAGAATCGGAAACAGCAGGGCCTCGGCAGCTTACCAAACTAAGCACTTAGTGTGAGTAGGTCCTCCTCGGAGCACTTATTTGCAGAAGTGTTAACGGGGTTGGGGGGGTGCGGCGATAAAGGGGTGaggagaagggggggaggggttgggaaTGGATGAGTGGGGTGGTAGGGTGGTATGCTTAGAAAACCAGTCTCTTGCCTaagatcatccaggcagaaagtGGCCACCCTGGACCAGAACCCAGGCAGGGGTCACCTGAGCCATTAGCCtggtacagacacacacatgaacacacatgtacacacagtgTCTACCTACCTGGGCTGGGGGGGAGCCCTGTTAAGTGGAGGTCAAAGCCAGCCCAGGTGGTCAAGAAGGTACTTTGGCCACTTGTTTATCTGGCCTGGAGCCCAGACTGGCCGTGGCAATCAGGGCTCAAAGTCCTCAAGACAGGGGGCCGGGGTCCCATCCCTGGGCCGTTTCAAGCTGAGACCCTTCCCTACGTCTTCCTCCCCAGGAGTCATGGCCTGTTTACCACTCTGGACTTTCTTCTAGTGGGTGAAAGTGCTAAGGAGTGTTTCAAAACAACCCTTGGGATTAGCCCGCCCACTGGTTGGTAGCTGTTACCTGTCTCACGCTAGGAAATGAAGCCTAACAGAGGCGGTGGGAAGAGATCTTACAGCCCCATCAGCCCCCAAGCTGAGGCTAAAACCCAGACTGATTCCCAGTTCAGGCCTCTTAGTGGTCACTGGGTTGTCCCGAACCCTTCATTTTTCTACCAGGTCTCTGGAGAAGATAAGCGACTTCTCTAAGGCCACACCAGGGGTCAGCCACCTGGCCGGGACTGACCAGAATTCGATCTGGTCTGATACCTAGCCTAGCTCTCAAAGGACAGGGGTCCCTAAAGGCCACATGAGAGGAGCCCAGGTACCCACCCACAGCCAGTCAAGACACTTGAGAGAAGCTCTACGAGGACATGACGGGGACACAGGAAATGTTAtctctccttctccagctccagAAGTGGCCTCTTTGGCCTCTTGTCTGCCCAGGACCCTGACTGGGGGAAATTCTCAAGTAGGCAGGAGCCCTAAGTCTAGGCCAGCAAGACAGAACCATGCTCCCTGGGATTGCGGGCAAGTGTCTCTTTGTGTgaatctgtgtgtgtgggggcgggggggggggtagcAACAGCCCTCCTTTCCCCACCCTCTTTTCAGATAAGGCCCATTCAGTCTGGGGTGGCTTTGAGGAACCAAGCTACCCAGCAGCCAGGCCCAGCCCTGACCAGAGGGGGACCCCAACCCTGCTCCCAGCTcactccatccctgcccccaaagCGTGAATTCACACATGTGTGCAGACACAAGGCCTCCTCTCTGGGCCCTCAGGTCTCTTGCACCTTTGCTCTacacaccgcccccccccccgcccccactgccaGAAACCATCCGCTCAATAAGGGAGTGGGGGCCTGGGTCTCCCAGACCCTGGTAGGCACCTGGGGTTTAGAGATGCTGATGCCTCCCCGGACTccataggaaaaagaaagaggtagATGCCACGGTGCTACAGAGACTAACGCCTCCCAACAGAAGGTGTCGGAGGCCAGAGCCTAACTGTCTCATTTTATTACCCAGCAAACAGATTAAAAGAGACTTTGCCAAGGTCACCCAAGCAGAACTGGACTTAGAATCTCAGTCTCCTGGCGTCTGGGCTGGACTtgtcttcccttctcccttctaGGGTTCTGGCTGCCCCTAAAGGTCTCAGCCAATCCACGGGCAGCAGCTGTCCCTCCAGATTTATCCTCTCCCCCATCCAGTCCTTAGGCATGAAGCCAGGAATTCACCAACCCGACAGCAAAGTCCGAACAGTGACAGTTTCAGTCACCCAGGAAAAACAAGGCAGCTGGGGTGACCAGCCCGAGTAGCCACTACGTGCCGGCACCACGCGGAGTTCCTCTCTGTATGAGCTCATTTTCTTGGCACGACAGCCTTGTAAGGTGCTCGGCCCACGTTGCAGGAAAGTGAGCTTCAGTTGAGTCATTCATGTGAATTCACACAGCTAGAAGGCAACAGAGCTGGGATCCAGACCTCGATCTTTCTCAAGACCGTGTCTTAGCTTACGGCCACCCACGCTTCACCTCTCCACCCCAGCACCCCGGCTCACAGCACAcactgccaggccagggctccagggcACCCCTTCCCCTGGCCAGGGAGTAAACAAAGGTAAAAGTGATTATTGCTTAAACGCAAGAAGAGAAACTTGGCTAGGGCACCGGGGAGAAGTTCAGGGGCAGAGCTTGCTTAACTGTGAACAGgcaggggaggaaaagagagaggagaaccTTCCATGACCTGGCTCTTCCTCAGGGGCAGGAAGCCACCCCCAGGGGTCAAGGACACACTTGACCCTTCTTTTAGAAGGGTAACTGGGCAAGCCAAATttggagagaggcagggatgCTGAAAACACTGTGCCCTGACTGCTGAACCCAGCAGAGTGGTCCTGGCAGGAGATTCCCAGAAGGGGCCACTGATATGGTCActgccctccccatccccattCTCAAGGGTTAGCCAACCCCTGGAATAAGCCCAACTTGGATGCCACAATCAGGACTCTCCACCTTGGCAGAAACGAAGGATCCACTCCCAGAGTGATTATCGGTAAAGGCAGCTCCATAAGCCACACCCTAACTATGTGGGCCTTTTTATTCCACATCTTGAAGCTTTAGTTTCCTTGTTTTTGTAACCGGGGCTGGTAGTAGCACCTTGCAGGATGATGAGGATTAAGCGAAATGCAGTCAGGTGTGCAGGGACCCAGCGCACGTGGCCTGGTacacagcagatgctcaataagtaGTGGCTATTATTAATCCCCAGATGGGATTAGTGGTCAGAGGGTCAGAGACCAGGGAAAAGTTGTAGAAACAGTTGCATTGCTAGAGAGAAGGTggcgggtgggtgggtgggtggggaggtgctTTGCAAATTGTGACGGGATAGACCCTATACGaagtatttcttttgcttctgagACCAGAGACTTTTCAGCAACCCATCAGGCGCCTTGAGAATGTAGAGGAGagaaaggcccagagagggacagtGACCTGtgtaaggtcacacagcctggagCACCAGCCTCcagacagaggcagaggaaatACCAGTTGTACATTTCCAACAGGAGCAAATTTCAGAATCTAGACACCTGAAATTTTACTTGAGGGCCTGTATCCCCAGAGTGTTTCCTGACTGGCTTTagggatgaaaaaaaatatttagaaaccaCACATCAGTGCAGGAGCTGGTATGCTGGTACTGGAAGAGTTAAGTCAggtctggggatgggggtggggtaggggttcGAATGTCAGCCCTTCCCACTCCAAGGTCAGGTTACTCTGAACACAATCACTCAGGAGAGAAGCCAGGCCTGGCACTGCCAGCAGCCAGCTTTTCACCAACCCCCTGGGGCAGCCCATTCCCACAGGCAGGGCTGGAGGATCCAGGGGGTGCCAGCTAGGAATAGAGGCGGGAGGGGGATGGATGAGGGGAGCTTCTGGAGCCTCTGGCCATCCCCCTGCCAGAAGCCCAATTAGCATCCTTGTCACTAACACGCCAAGGGATCATGGGAgattccctctctgggcctcggtgtCCCCACCTAtaagagacagttctccaagaGACAAGCCTGCCTCTGTCTGGAGGGCCGGTAACCAAGCTGGGCACTGCTCTGATTACCGGTGGAGACAGCCGGGAGTGGGGCTGGCTCCCTCAGGGCCGCAGAGACAGAGGTGCATTGAAGCTGGGCTTGTAATCTAGGCAGTGGATCCGAGGTCCCCGCTGGATCTGAGGGTGGGACGTAAACAAGCCTCCCGTGTTCTCTAGAGCAGAGTCGATAGAGCCTTGTCTCCACCGATTAGATCAGCCCTGGGTGCTGgcttcctgccccttcccagcctcccccgCCATTCGGGGAAGCCACTGCTCCAGACCGGGTCAGTCTGTCCCACGGACGCTGTCGCCTGGCCGGGCTTCCCCAGGGGCCAGGAGTGTCCCAAGCCCTTGGTCACCCCTGCCCCCATGCCCAGAGGTTGGAGCAGTACAGCCAGTCCCCGCAGGCCTGGCCGCGACCGGCCGGGCCCCACAAGTCACAGTTTCCACACATAccagcctctccctgcctcccctttcCATTACCCCAGGTGTCACCTGACTAGCAGCCTCGGCTTCTGTGCCAGAGAAAACTGGGGCAGCCGAACTCAGCccgaaggaggaggggagggggctgagcaGGAGGGCTTGGCCCTGGGTTGGGGGGGGAGTCACAGGGGTGGGGAGTTGGGTGGGGGGTCGGCACAGAAGGCCGAAGATCTGCGAAGACCACAGAGCAATCTTTTGGggtctcctccagctccatgAGAGGGATAAAGAGTTCTGAACCCCAAGAACCATAAGCAGTGGTTTACATGTTTCGATGTGCACACAAGACACCACCTCCCCAAGCCAACCTCGGGCCAGGTTGAGAGCCCTTGTCTAGCTGCTAATAACACACTAAACTTAAGCCAGAACTTTACAAGTTTGCCAAACACCGATTACGACCCTGGAGTGACACAGGTGTTTTATAGACGATACTGGGGTTCACACCGTCCAAGTGACTTATTAACTAACTGCCTGTCCCTGGCccacaggcagagctgggacaggAACTCGGGTTTCTCTGACTGCGAAAAATACTCCAGGGGACAAGGCCAGCGGGGACCGTGCCCAAAGGTCACCAGCGAGTTCCTAACAAACCCAGGACCTCAGGTTGCTAGAACTCCTAGGGTTAAGTCGGGCCCCAACTGTTGAGACACCCCTTTTGCACTCCCCCTAGGTACCATGAAGGAGGAAAATGCTTGAAAACTGGCTTTTCGGAACACTGTCTCTTCTGTCCacccccacaccctctcccctccagAGCCCAGAGCGCT
The sequence above is a segment of the Sus scrofa isolate TJ Tabasco breed Duroc chromosome 17, Sscrofa11.1, whole genome shotgun sequence genome. Coding sequences within it:
- the SDC4 gene encoding syndecan-4 isoform X1 — its product is MASPRLLALLLLLVGAFNAAAAESIRETEVINPQDLLEGRYFSGDLPDDEDVGGPGQEPDDFEWSGSGDLEGPEDKHMLPEVTHPLVPLDNHIPERTGPGGRVPTEPKELEENEVIPKRMSPFDGDEDVSNKVSMSSTAQGSNIFERTEVLSGKVLSSPQDSSKQEGARRGIMGRLTLAHSAPWCPFLAAAGCPGALKADTFPKT
- the SDC4 gene encoding syndecan-4 precursor — protein: MASPRLLALLLLLVGAFNAAAAESIRETEVINPQDLLEGRYFSGDLPDDEDVGGPGQEPDDFEWSGSGDLEGPEDKHMLPEVTHPLVPLDNHIPERTGPGGRVPTEPKELEENEVIPKRMSPFDGDEDVSNKVSMSSTAQGSNIFERTEVLSALIVGGIVGILFAVFLVLLLVYRMKKKDEGSYDLGKKPIYKKAPTNEFYA